TGCAGCAGGGACCTGGCTTAGAGCGGCCGCTGGCCCTGGATCAGGCCCTGGAATGGGCGCAAAATCGCCGCCGCCTGGAGTTATCAGCGGAGCAAGCTCAGGCAGTGACCAGTGCCCTGACCGAAAAGGTGCTGGTGATTACTGGAGGGCCGGGAACCGGCAAGACCACCATTATCAGCTGTATCCGGGATATCTACCGGTCCCTGGGGGCCCGGGTGACCCTATTGGCCCCTACCGGCCGGGCCGCCAAGCGGTTGTCTGAGGCTACTGGCGGCGAGGCCTCGACCATCCATCGCTGCCTGGAATTTTCGCCCCAGACCGGCGGCTTCCGTCATAATGCCGCCCAGCCTTTGAAGACCGATGTGGTCATTGTCGACGAGGTTTCTATGGTGGATACTATCCTGATGTACCATCTGTTGAAGGCCTTGCCGGTCGCCGCTCGTGTCATTCTGGTCGGCGACGCCCACCAATTGCCCTCGGTAGGTCCGGGTAATGTCCTCAAAGATCTTATCGATTCGCGGGTCATCCCGGTCGCTCAGTTGCGAGAAATCTATCGGCAGGCCCGCCAGAGTCTGATTGTCATAAATGCCCACCGAATAAACCAGGGGCATTTCCCGATTTTCCCTTGTCAGTCCCAACATGCTGATTTCTTTTTCCTGGAGATTGACGATCCGGAAGTGCTCCGGGACCGGCTGCTGGAGGTGGTGGTAAAGAGGCTCCCCCGACAGTATGGTTTTGATCCGGTGAAGGATATTCAAGTCCTGACCCCCATGCATCGGGGGGTGGTCGGGGTTCAAAATCTTAACCAGGAATTACAAAAGCAACTCAATCGTATTGCCCCGGCCTGGGAACGGGGCGGTCGGACATTTAAATTACATGATAAAGTCATGCAATTGCGCAATAACTATGATAAAGAGGTATTCAACGGGGATATCGGCCGGGTGAGCGGCTTTGATGCCGTCAACAACTTGCTCAGGGTTGATTTTGAGGGTCGGGAAGTGGTTTACGAGCCGGCGGAATGGGATGAAATTACCCTGGCCTACGCCATCTCGATCCATAAAGCTCAGGGAAACGAGTTCCCGGCGGTGGCCATTGCCCTTACCACTCAACATTATCTGATGCTCCAACGGAATCTGCTTTACACCGCGGTTACCCGAGGGAAACAGCTGGTAATCCTATTGGGTAGTAAAAAAGCCTTGAGCATGGCCATCAGGAATGATCGGCCTTTAAAACGCTATTCTGGCCTGGCGGCTCGTCTGCGTCAGAGCCTGACCGGACCGGTTTAAAAGTCCTTGACATTTTATCCTCATGGAATAAAATCAAACCATACAAATTAAAGGGGAAGCGAGAGTGTCCATAGAGCTCTTTGAAGTCTTGGAGAATAGACTGGAACAGATCCTCACTCAGTATCAGACCTTGAAATCGGATAATGCCTCTCTACTCAAATCTCTACAGGAAAAGGAGCAGGCTCTCAAGGAAAGTCAGGAAACCCTGGAAAAAATGGGCCGAGAGCGGGAGCTGGTACGGCAGCGCATAGATCAGCTCTTGGCTAAATTAGGCAGCCTCGGCGCCGAAGCACAGGAGTAATTATTTACTGGTGCCGGAAACAATAAAAATCGAGATACTGGGACGGCCTATCACCCTGAAAAGCGACGCGCCCCCCGCCCGGGTGGAGCTCATTACCCAAATGGTGGACGACAAGATTAAAGAAATCAGGCAGGCCTTGCCCTCTATATCTCCCCTAGAGGTAGCCATTATGGCTGCCCTCAATCTGGCTTATGAATATCTAGAAACCAAGGAGGAATACCAGCAACTCCAAAGGGAAGTCGAAACTAAATCACAACGTTTAATTAAATTAATCGAGAC
This genomic window from Deltaproteobacteria bacterium contains:
- the zapB gene encoding cell division protein ZapB, which codes for MSIELFEVLENRLEQILTQYQTLKSDNASLLKSLQEKEQALKESQETLEKMGRERELVRQRIDQLLAKLGSLGAEAQE
- a CDS encoding ATP-dependent RecD-like DNA helicase, coding for MTSTFPEPSDHHDLATLTGQVERISYTHPVSHFTVARLKTRDRPDLVTVVGRLTGIQAGEQVRLKGRWVFHPRFGEQFQVVWWTSVVPATATGIQKYLASGFIHGIGPELARRLVKHFGDQTLEVIDNAPQRLQEVEGIGSKRAAQIQAAWETQKDIREVMLFLQEHGVGVAYATKIYKQYGSQAIQVVSANPYQLATDVYGIGFLTADRLAARLNIDRQSPLRLAAGLIYTLDQLALQGHVYAPRQLLIDKAQELLEAEAPPLEAALESQAQTGHLVIESWEGGEERIYRRPFFVAETGIAHLLARLQQGPGLERPLALDQALEWAQNRRRLELSAEQAQAVTSALTEKVLVITGGPGTGKTTIISCIRDIYRSLGARVTLLAPTGRAAKRLSEATGGEASTIHRCLEFSPQTGGFRHNAAQPLKTDVVIVDEVSMVDTILMYHLLKALPVAARVILVGDAHQLPSVGPGNVLKDLIDSRVIPVAQLREIYRQARQSLIVINAHRINQGHFPIFPCQSQHADFFFLEIDDPEVLRDRLLEVVVKRLPRQYGFDPVKDIQVLTPMHRGVVGVQNLNQELQKQLNRIAPAWERGGRTFKLHDKVMQLRNNYDKEVFNGDIGRVSGFDAVNNLLRVDFEGREVVYEPAEWDEITLAYAISIHKAQGNEFPAVAIALTTQHYLMLQRNLLYTAVTRGKQLVILLGSKKALSMAIRNDRPLKRYSGLAARLRQSLTGPV